A genomic region of Fervidobacterium gondwanense DSM 13020 contains the following coding sequences:
- the leuS gene encoding leucine--tRNA ligase, which produces MKEYRPQEIEGKWQKVWEEKKVFDTPQYSDKPKYYALVMFPYPSGTLHVGHVKNYVIGDIVARYKRMQGYNVLHPFGYDAFGLPAENAAIAHKIHPKKWTLDNIKVIRGQIKKLGITYDWNREVITCTEDYYKWTQWVFLKLYEAGLAYKKPGAVNWCPSCQTVLANEQVKDGKCERCGTTVTMKYLEQWYFKITDYAEKLLEGLDRLPGWPEHVKTMQRNWIGKSTGAEVDFPVDGLDKKIRIFTTRPDTIYGVTFMAIAPESPLVLELVTEDKKKEVEEFLAKVALEDRFKRTSLEAKKEGVFLGRYAINPLNGEKIPIYVANYILYEYGTGAIMAVPAHDQRDFDFAKTYGLPIKQVIKPKDGEWNVEEKPYEEEGIMVNSGPFDGLESTKGIEEVSKYIEEKGYGKRSVQYKLRDWLISRQRYWGAPIPVVYCEKCGIVPVPEKDLPVKLPENVEFLPTGQSPLTLSEEFKHTTCPKCGGPAHREVETMDTFVDSSWYYLRYVNPKDDDKPFDTKDVNYWLPVDQYIGGVEHAVLHLLYSRFITKVLYDLGYVGFDEPFKNLFTQGMIYKDGWKMSKSKGNVVSPDEMIEKYGTDTLRMYILFMAPPEKDAEWNDAGIEGVHRFIKRLWNNYYKMIELINSEGAGTKEFGKEEKSLRRKLHAMIKKIREDIEGGFKFNTAIAGLMEFNNQLSDYLEKTATPNKELLREITEKLALILSPFAPHMAEEMWHDIGKESLIVEERWPEYDPSALKEEEITVVVQVNGKVRGKVVVPADANEEEIKQMAIESAKKQLEGKQIVNTFYVPGKLVNIVIK; this is translated from the coding sequence ATGAAGGAGTATAGACCGCAAGAGATAGAAGGAAAATGGCAGAAAGTATGGGAGGAAAAGAAAGTTTTCGACACGCCTCAGTATTCTGATAAACCCAAGTATTATGCCCTTGTCATGTTCCCTTATCCGTCCGGAACATTACACGTAGGACATGTCAAGAACTACGTAATTGGCGACATCGTTGCGAGGTACAAGAGAATGCAAGGTTACAACGTCCTACATCCGTTTGGCTACGACGCATTTGGACTTCCAGCAGAAAACGCAGCGATCGCACATAAAATTCACCCGAAAAAATGGACACTCGATAATATAAAGGTAATACGAGGGCAGATAAAGAAACTTGGAATTACGTATGACTGGAATAGAGAAGTTATTACATGTACGGAAGATTACTACAAATGGACGCAGTGGGTATTTCTGAAGCTTTACGAAGCAGGACTTGCTTACAAGAAACCCGGCGCAGTTAACTGGTGCCCGAGCTGTCAAACAGTGCTTGCGAATGAACAAGTAAAAGATGGAAAATGTGAAAGATGTGGCACGACAGTGACGATGAAGTATCTTGAGCAGTGGTATTTCAAAATTACTGACTATGCCGAAAAACTGCTTGAAGGACTCGACAGGTTACCAGGCTGGCCCGAACACGTAAAGACGATGCAAAGAAACTGGATAGGCAAGAGCACCGGGGCGGAAGTGGATTTCCCAGTCGATGGGCTTGATAAGAAGATAAGGATATTCACAACAAGACCCGACACGATATATGGTGTTACATTCATGGCTATAGCTCCTGAATCGCCGCTCGTGCTTGAACTTGTTACAGAAGACAAGAAAAAAGAGGTCGAAGAATTCTTGGCTAAAGTTGCGCTCGAAGACAGGTTCAAGAGAACGAGCCTTGAAGCCAAAAAGGAAGGCGTATTCCTTGGAAGATATGCCATAAACCCACTCAACGGCGAGAAAATACCGATCTACGTAGCCAATTACATACTCTACGAATACGGAACTGGTGCGATAATGGCAGTCCCTGCACACGACCAGAGGGATTTCGATTTTGCTAAGACGTACGGCTTACCGATTAAGCAGGTTATAAAACCGAAAGATGGGGAATGGAACGTAGAAGAAAAACCGTACGAAGAAGAAGGCATAATGGTTAACAGCGGTCCATTCGACGGATTGGAAAGCACGAAAGGAATTGAAGAAGTAAGTAAATACATAGAAGAAAAAGGCTATGGAAAAAGAAGCGTACAATACAAACTCAGAGACTGGCTCATCTCAAGGCAGAGATACTGGGGAGCACCAATTCCGGTTGTCTATTGTGAAAAATGTGGAATCGTTCCTGTGCCGGAAAAAGACTTGCCGGTGAAACTGCCTGAAAACGTAGAATTCTTGCCAACGGGTCAATCACCACTCACGCTCAGCGAAGAATTCAAACACACAACATGTCCGAAATGTGGGGGACCTGCGCACAGAGAAGTTGAAACGATGGATACGTTCGTAGACAGCTCATGGTACTACCTGAGATACGTGAATCCGAAAGACGACGACAAACCATTTGACACCAAAGACGTCAACTACTGGCTGCCGGTTGACCAGTACATCGGCGGAGTTGAACATGCTGTTCTTCACCTGCTCTACTCTCGTTTCATCACGAAAGTACTCTATGATCTCGGATACGTTGGATTCGACGAACCGTTTAAGAACCTCTTCACGCAGGGAATGATATACAAAGATGGATGGAAGATGAGTAAATCTAAAGGCAACGTTGTTTCGCCTGACGAAATGATCGAAAAGTACGGAACAGATACGCTGAGGATGTACATACTCTTTATGGCTCCACCGGAAAAAGACGCAGAATGGAATGATGCTGGTATAGAAGGCGTACACAGATTTATAAAACGTTTGTGGAATAACTACTACAAAATGATTGAATTAATTAACTCTGAAGGTGCTGGAACAAAAGAATTCGGCAAAGAGGAAAAGAGCCTGAGAAGAAAACTCCACGCGATGATAAAGAAGATAAGAGAAGACATAGAAGGCGGATTCAAGTTCAACACGGCGATTGCAGGATTGATGGAGTTCAACAACCAGCTCTCTGATTACCTTGAAAAGACTGCAACACCGAACAAAGAACTTCTCAGAGAGATTACAGAAAAATTGGCACTAATACTCTCCCCATTCGCACCGCACATGGCAGAGGAGATGTGGCACGATATTGGAAAAGAGTCGCTTATCGTGGAGGAAAGATGGCCTGAATACGATCCGAGCGCACTGAAGGAAGAAGAGATAACCGTTGTCGTTCAGGTGAATGGAAAAGTAAGAGGCAAAGTAGTTGTACCAGCCGATGCGAATGAAGAAGAGATAAAACAGATGGCTATTGAAAGTGCGAAAAAACAACTCGAAGGAAAACAAATCGTAAATACGTTCTACGTTCCTGGCAAGCTGGTGAATATAGTTATAAAATAA
- the mgtE gene encoding magnesium transporter gives MKVKLQVDLRKLIERGDFRTLKMLLEDQDANVVYEMIEELQTSEKAIVFRLLHKELAAEVFSKLEPDEQIELIRMLTDDEIKSLFKNMDPADRADLLDELPADVVTKLLSFLPKSEREQTIEVLNYPENSAGRLMSPYFVYVTKTMTVEEALTKVRKFGKDAETIYTIFVVEEDRTLLGTLQLEDLIFSDPDTPIEEIYSPDPVYVKTTTDQEEVATIMKKYDLNAIAVVDNDLRLVGIVTVDDIVDIIDEEATEDIHKMAGMSAIQTSYFHTPILVFIKNRLPWLIGLLLLQSVSAFIIHKFESVLAAIPIIAAFMTTMVDAGGNAGSQSSTLIIRSMTLGDVDLKDWFKVFVRELIIGLIIGGVLGVVLFVRGLLISNNLLVNLSAGISILLVIIFANVIGAMLPFLGRLMRIDPAVMAGPLITTIADLGGILIYFLTVSAIVNIK, from the coding sequence ATGAAGGTCAAACTACAGGTAGACCTCAGGAAACTCATCGAACGCGGCGATTTTCGCACCCTCAAGATGCTACTGGAAGACCAGGACGCCAATGTAGTTTACGAGATGATAGAAGAACTGCAGACATCGGAAAAGGCGATTGTCTTCCGCTTACTTCACAAAGAGTTAGCAGCGGAGGTCTTTTCCAAACTTGAGCCCGATGAACAAATTGAACTTATCAGAATGCTCACCGACGACGAGATTAAGTCCCTCTTTAAGAACATGGATCCCGCCGATAGAGCCGACTTGTTAGACGAGTTGCCCGCTGATGTTGTTACTAAACTGCTTTCTTTCTTGCCAAAGAGCGAGAGGGAACAGACAATAGAAGTACTGAATTACCCTGAAAATTCCGCAGGGCGTTTGATGTCGCCTTATTTTGTGTACGTGACAAAGACGATGACAGTCGAAGAGGCTCTGACTAAGGTGCGCAAGTTTGGAAAAGATGCTGAGACTATTTACACTATTTTCGTGGTCGAAGAGGATAGAACTCTGCTTGGGACTCTCCAGCTTGAGGATTTGATCTTTAGTGATCCAGATACTCCGATCGAAGAAATCTACTCGCCGGATCCCGTTTATGTCAAGACGACAACAGACCAAGAAGAGGTTGCAACAATTATGAAAAAATACGACCTCAACGCAATAGCTGTCGTCGATAACGATTTGAGGCTTGTGGGTATCGTAACAGTCGACGATATAGTTGACATCATAGATGAAGAAGCAACTGAGGATATTCACAAGATGGCCGGTATGAGCGCTATTCAAACATCTTATTTTCACACGCCAATATTAGTGTTTATTAAGAACAGGCTACCGTGGCTGATTGGATTGTTACTACTGCAGAGCGTAAGCGCTTTTATTATCCACAAATTCGAGAGTGTTTTGGCTGCGATACCTATCATCGCCGCGTTCATGACCACGATGGTAGATGCTGGCGGAAATGCTGGTAGTCAAAGTAGTACGCTCATTATAAGAAGCATGACGCTTGGAGATGTCGATCTGAAAGATTGGTTCAAGGTTTTTGTGAGGGAACTCATAATCGGCTTAATTATAGGCGGTGTCTTGGGTGTCGTTTTGTTCGTTCGAGGTCTTTTGATTTCAAATAATCTCTTAGTTAATCTCTCAGCTGGTATATCGATATTGCTCGTCATAATCTTTGCTAACGTTATCGGAGCTATGTTGCCGTTTCTTGGAAGGCTCATGAGGATAGACCCAGCAGTTATGGCAGGTCCACTGATTACCACAATCGCAGACCTTGGGGGTATATTGATTTACTTCTTGACTGTTAGCGCTATAGTCAACATTAAATAA